Below is a window of Gossypium hirsutum isolate 1008001.06 chromosome A12, Gossypium_hirsutum_v2.1, whole genome shotgun sequence DNA.
aataatttattggtATTATAAAATCCAGTCCACCCgaattacaaaatttttatgtaattaaagaCTCTGCCCATAATCCAACCATCAACGCATATAGGTGGTTTCATTTTCTTCGTTACCTTTTTTAGAACAAAATCCCCTGACCATTAAAATTCAGAGATTAAAACAAGAGATTTAGTGGTccaatttctttttctaattcaagAATTTGCGTCAACTGGAATAACTCCGTCTTGCTTCAATCTACTTGTCAAGAGTTAAACAAAGGGTTTATATTTAAGGTATATATTCACAAtagaatatataattttatttgtaaagcTAAAAGAGGTTTTggttaacctaaaatttttgggTTCTTAAACCCTCTTTCTCTCAAGTTTTGTTTAATTATTCCTTCTCCTATTTTATAtaaatagttttatatttatatttgtaatatgCATGTAATTATACTATATGAAATCATTTGGTGATTTATCATATTACGATTTCAATTAAGTGTGGTTGTCGATAAAGTTACTTTACAATATTTGGTATGCTTTGAAAAGCATTGATTAAGATTTTAGGAAAGTTATATTATCAGGTATCGTTCACTAAATACTTTCTTAAAAATGTAATGATAATTTACGAATTTaaccttattaaataaaaaataatatttatgtatttaatttttataataaactctattcttaacaaatatttaataataaaatttagttgataatttgtagttttaattgaaagtaaaattgtttcaaatttgtcttgcatatatatatattaaatataataatgcatATATAAAATTACGGATATATAAAACTtactttcaaataaattaaaaatatttaaaatcacgTTTGTTTTAGCTAAAAACTAACCCATAAGAATATGAAAAGAATAGTTGATTCTAGGTATTGCTCTGAGCAAAACTACATATAATTAAATCATAGAAATATAAAATCATAGTTGATCTAGCCCACAATTCGGATACAACTTAAATGGATAAAACTTATAgctaagaaaaattaaaatcaatgaataaaacttatttgcaaaaaatttgtttgaaaaaatagagaaaataaagtaGTAAGTAAGAGGAAAGAGGTAATAAgatagggttaattttgacttaatatttttttaactttttcatctaCATGAGAAATTAACTTACCCGTCTTTTATGTTATGAATCATGTTACCTTGTTGATGAGAAAATAACTCTCAAAGAATGCTTTCACTGTTTGATATTCTTTTCGATCTGTACGCATTTTATTGCTCCACCGGAAATTCCCTCTACCTCCACCGTACTCCAACTTAATAGCTTCTACTACCTGTATACCAAAAAGTAAATAAAACTTAGTACACCAAACGTTTGAATCACTTTTCAACCGATTAAATTTTAAGAAAAGTGATTATATCATCATACCAAATATTATCTATTTATACAGATCAAACTTACAAATCATTTGTTAAAAATGtagttaattattaaaaaaaaaagtttaactaGGTGTCAACTTATGAATTATTCTCTCTCGATATAAACTTATTTACTATCAATAATATCAAATATAAAGCTTTCCTTGAATCTTAACTTAATTATCACTATCATTATTGCCTGTAGAGGAAAATATGGTTTTATCCCTTTATTGAAGCGCGTTTATCATTATACAAGTTTGAACTTGTTCATACAAAAATGATAGGATTACGATTACGTTTAAAGTATTGTCCAGTGGTTGTGAGATCATTTTCTTCTCTTAATATTTCCTCTAAAGAATGTGGATTACCCAACGAAGCAAATGGTGAGGGTTTGGGTTTAAAAGGGTCATGAATAAAAGATATAAGTAGTTGAACGGCCTGTTGAATGTGGTTGAGTCAAGTGTTGTTGGTCCTGCATTTTAATTTGGGTTAGCTATAATGTTTCACTTTGTATCAGCTGGATATTCACATAGTTAAGtgttgattttttatttgtttgggtTAGCATAGATTCCAAGAGTGAAAATCTCATTTATAGTGGAATTAGATTGAACTCGATCTTTAGGAACAGTAAATTTTAGAGGGTAGAAAACATAATTGagtaaaaagaaaggatatgGATGGAGTTGAAATGTAATTTGTGTAGATAACACAGCAACGGGTCTTTTTCTTCCATGGAATCCCCATCTCTATGTATTCAAAGCTCATAATTCAAAACAAGGCTCTTCTTGCAAACTCGGGTCTCTTAGGTTTCACTTCACAACTCACGTAAATTCTCAAACAAGAAGGAAAAACTTTACCACCCTTTCAGTTCTGTTGATCTTATTATTCAGTTGAAGCAGGCAAACCACTTTATCAGCATCATTTTGGGGTAAAACATGGGTTCCCTCTGTTGATTGATTTCTGCAGTTTTCATCTTGTATTCCAAACGGGTAAGGCTTGGATTCTTACATCATTTTCACAATCATGTGTTTGTCTTGGGAACACTAGTGTTTTGTTCGTTCCCTTTGGGTTTTCTATTGGTTAGTTTATTAAATTTCTGGAATTGAGAGTTTCAATCTTAGCTTGCATATTGTTTCCAGCTTTATGAGGAATTGGCAAACTATTgtattaataataattcaagaagATTCAGTTCTTTAATTGATTATTGATTGTGCTGAATTGCTCAAGTTGTGAGGCCAATGATATTTTCGCTTTCAGAATTGGATCCATGGGAATTGTTCTTTCGAGGTTTTCAATATCGAAATCGGAAAGTCAAGTTTTGTGCTATTGAACTTGGTAGTTTCTGAAATGGATTCGTTTAAGTTGCTTCCATCTTTGCTTGCATTTTGTTTTTCAGTTTTATGAGGAATTGGTATAATATTGTATGATTCAAGAAGATTCCAtcctataattaattattatgctGATGTCTGAGTTGTAAGGCCAATGTATGTTCTCTTTTTCAAACTTGGAAGTTGTagatgttgataatggaaaaaaGGACTTAGTTTTTGTGTTGTAGAAATCGGTAGTCACAGAAATGGATTCATGGCTTGTTGCAACAGCTGCTGGTTATTTTGCTGAATATTGGCAAAATCTTTTGGGTGATAGGACTCGCTTTCCTGAGCTAAGAACTCAAGAGGCTGAAACCGGGAACGGTCCCTTGTCTTCGACAAAGGGACTCCAGCAAGATATTTCTTCAGATGGAAGAGAGTTTTCAACTAGGAAAGTATCAGATTCTTATAGACATTATGTGGTTTCAGCTGCAAAAGTGGATTCCGATAGCGGATTCGATAGTGAAATGGTGGGAAGTTCAGGACATCACATGGATCACAATTTAGTTTCTCAATCAAGAGAAGATCAATGTAGAAAGGGGCCTAGAAGTGACACTATGAGGAAAAGAAGCACACTTGAAACTAGATATTCATATGGACATTTACTTAAACCTTTTAGTTCCTTAGATAGTTGCATAATGGCTCACCTATATATGGAACATGTTAATATGGAAGAATACATACTTACTTTCCCTCCATCATCACCGACTGCGATATCGAGACCATTGATCGTAACTGATGGAAGCCAAATAATCAGCAGAGCAAGTGGCAGTTTTCCCAATGGATCAAATCGAACCGTGGAGAGTACGTTGCATAATCTAGCCACTTTTGAAAGGAGTGGAAATGTTTTCGGGATTCCTCCGTTGCCAAAAGTCAAGTCTTCAGATCTCCGCAAGAAGTTGAAATTTAAGAGGGGAAACCGGTATAGTGGAAGACAAAGCGTTCCTTGCAAAATGGATACTGCAAACCGGTTTCATTCACAACAGGGTACTACTTTCACATCATTGTTCAATTTTGTTTTTACCCTTTATATTGATATGCAGTTTGTTTTCTGTAGTTCTATGTTACTTGGGCTCTAGAGTCGGTGCTGAATCGGTATGTGTTTGACACCGTTGCATTTTATTGCTACTTTGTACAAGCTTAAGCTTGATGTACAAGAACATGATTTGGcatttagtttagtttagtttagttaTTTTTTCTCTATATTTCACGGTCGCTTCTTAAATTCAATGTATTCATCTTAATACTTATTCATTCATTAACATACCAGGTCCGGATGATGGAGCGTTTCTGTTTTCTCTTGGTATTTTTATTGGCATAGTATCTTCTTGCATCAGAAATCGAAGGGAAGTGTTGAAGTTGAGAGGGTTGTTAAAGCATACGGAGAATGTAGTTCAAGATCTTCATGATGAGCTCGAGATGAAAGATCCGGTGACAGTGAAGGAGATAGCTAATGAGAAGTACGAATCAGGGGAGACGTATGATGATTCCTTTCATGACAGGGCATCATCTTCCGTGGAACAGAATTTCAATAATTCCAAACGATGTGATGGTGGAGAATCATATTATGATAAGGTAGGGGAAAGTTCAGAGTCAATGAGTCAAATCGAAGCTGAGCTCGAAGCTGAACTCGAGAGGTTGGGTCTAAACATGAACGTCTCTAACCTGGAGAGAAGATTGTCTGATCTTGATGAGGTAACGCATTGTCTAATGACTCATTGCTTCATTTGCACATTTCTAGCTACTTCGTTCTACTTTATACTCTCTTGCCAATCAATATTGGTGTCGTGATTGCTTCATTTTTCCACAATGGCAGTGCTGTATATTGAATGTTTCAAACATTTTATCGGAGTTAGGAATAAACAATAATAAGCATAACATGATGGAAATCTTTTTCCTTGCCTGAAAACTTGCTTGGGTGTTCTGACAATACAGCTAAAAATTGATGCAGCTTGACCCAGATTTTGCCGAAGGTGAATTGAGATCCGATATGATCAATGCACAGGCTCTTGCCGAATCTGTTTCAAACAAAGATAGCCGTGACACTTCTACTACTCATTCTGGAAATTATGCAGTCTCACCACGAGAGTTGAGCATGCGTCTACACGAAGTTATTCAATCGAAGCTCAAAGAACGTATAGAAGAACTTGAGATGGCCCTCAGGAACAGCCAGAAGAAGGTGAAACTAATGGAATGGCAGTACAAGATTTCACGAAAGATCTCTAACAGTAAACTGAAATATTCATCCAACCCTGAGAGTCCATTAGCAAATGAAGAAATCGATTGCCAGTCTGGTCCTCTAGTTATGCAACTATCAGGGGAAGCTCTAGATGCATACATTGAAGCTCGTGAAGAGCTGTTGAAGACGGATGAAtcagaagaagaagatgatgatgatgatggactACCTGATATTTATCGAAATAAGCATCAAGGCGAGCTGCATAAGTATGATCGAATTCAAAACATGTCTTGGGGCGGTCAAGATGGCATGTATCCGAAGAACACATTAGAGGAGGCCGTATATGGTGGAGGACGAACATTGGAAGATCAACAGTTAAGGGTGCATGAATTAGTGGGTGTGAGGGAAGATGAATGTAGTGATGGTGATGATGAAATGGAGAAGCAACTGATAGAGAAGATTGTGGAGAAAAGTAGGAAAGGGTCTGATGCACTAGTAAATGCAGAGAGGATATTGTTTTCCATGGATGGAATCTAAGTTTCCTTGTGTGTATCAATCTCCGTACATGGTGATGCATATTGGGATTATAGTATAGAAAaggataaaaatttaaatacaattggAATATACCTGTAATGAACAAAGTGATTGTGCTGGAAATACATTAATAACTAATTTTCCCACAGAGAGCATTCCACCGGTTgagttggtttttttttattaaattaacctaACTCATCATAATCTACAAAAAtccaattataatttaataatctaACATAATTGAATCAAGTAAAAGAGAATTCTTATAAAATTTAACTTCTTCATTCAAGTATTCtacaattaaagataaaataatcctTAAAGAATATAGTTTagagtttgttttaatttcttaattt
It encodes the following:
- the LOC107951222 gene encoding uncharacterized protein isoform X1, translated to MDSWLVATAAGYFAEYWQNLLGDRTRFPELRTQEAETGNGPLSSTKGLQQDISSDGREFSTRKVSDSYRHYVVSAAKVDSDSGFDSEMVGSSGHHMDHNLVSQSREDQCRKGPRSDTMRKRSTLETRYSYGHLLKPFSSLDSCIMAHLYMEHVNMEEYILTFPPSSPTAISRPLIVTDGSQIISRASGSFPNGSNRTVESTLHNLATFERSGNVFGIPPLPKVKSSDLRKKLKFKRGNRYSGRQSVPCKMDTANRFHSQQGPDDGAFLFSLGIFIGIVSSCIRNRREVLKLRGLLKHTENVVQDLHDELEMKDPVTVKEIANEKYESGETYDDSFHDRASSSVEQNFNNSKRCDGGESYYDKVGESSESMSQIEAELEAELERLGLNMNVSNLERRLSDLDELDPDFAEGELRSDMINAQALAESVSNKDSRDTSTTHSGNYAVSPRELSMRLHEVIQSKLKERIEELEMALRNSQKKVKLMEWQYKISRKISNSKLKYSSNPESPLANEEIDCQSGPLVMQLSGEALDAYIEAREELLKTDESEEEDDDDDGLPDIYRNKHQGELHKYDRIQNMSWGGQDGMYPKNTLEEAVYGGGRTLEDQQLRVHELVGVREDECSDGDDEMEKQLIEKIVEKSRKGSDALVNAERILFSMDGI
- the LOC107951222 gene encoding uncharacterized protein isoform X2 produces the protein MVGSSGHHMDHNLVSQSREDQCRKGPRSDTMRKRSTLETRYSYGHLLKPFSSLDSCIMAHLYMEHVNMEEYILTFPPSSPTAISRPLIVTDGSQIISRASGSFPNGSNRTVESTLHNLATFERSGNVFGIPPLPKVKSSDLRKKLKFKRGNRYSGRQSVPCKMDTANRFHSQQGPDDGAFLFSLGIFIGIVSSCIRNRREVLKLRGLLKHTENVVQDLHDELEMKDPVTVKEIANEKYESGETYDDSFHDRASSSVEQNFNNSKRCDGGESYYDKVGESSESMSQIEAELEAELERLGLNMNVSNLERRLSDLDELDPDFAEGELRSDMINAQALAESVSNKDSRDTSTTHSGNYAVSPRELSMRLHEVIQSKLKERIEELEMALRNSQKKVKLMEWQYKISRKISNSKLKYSSNPESPLANEEIDCQSGPLVMQLSGEALDAYIEAREELLKTDESEEEDDDDDGLPDIYRNKHQGELHKYDRIQNMSWGGQDGMYPKNTLEEAVYGGGRTLEDQQLRVHELVGVREDECSDGDDEMEKQLIEKIVEKSRKGSDALVNAERILFSMDGI